A window of Raphanus sativus cultivar WK10039 unplaced genomic scaffold, ASM80110v3 Scaffold0872, whole genome shotgun sequence contains these coding sequences:
- the LOC130503230 gene encoding uncharacterized protein LOC130503230, which produces MCKGFGSTLTGPALQWYINLPTKSIKSFAALNDKFVEQFASSHNLEKNSDDLYEVLQHRNEPLRTYIARFNQEKVAIPECNADTAISAFKRGLLPEGDLYKELIKYKCKTMEDVLSRAWAQVRWEEDVASRAKACPKHDQKSSKPTRNDRDEPSHPKSARETSNPSRGRYQHRPLPRSEGMMVSTWSDISHLAISKPELIGVLRQMGPQVKWPPKMKAAEANRNLKRWCEFHSDHGRSGLPIEAAPALPPQQDRVIHVITCGSEISGISSAAAKKSTRKARNGQEAKGPKRLLLGTDEISFTAREQEKVLAPHHDALVISLTIANCLVKRILVDNGAPAI; this is translated from the exons atgtgcaagggATTCGGATCAACTTTGACTGGCCCTGCTCTCCAGTGGTACATCAATCTTCCCACCAAATCCATCAAGTCTTTTGCAGCCCTTAACGACAAGTTCGTAGAGCAATTTGCTAGTAGTCACAACCTAGAGAAGAACTCAGACGACCTTTATGaagtcctccagcataggaacgaACCCCTTCGTACCTACATAGCACGCTTCAACCAAGAGAAGGTGGCCATCCCtgagtgcaacgctgatacggctatctcagccttCAAGCGGGGCCTACTCCCGGAAGGAGATCTCTACAAAGAGCTGATCAAGTACAAGTGCAAGACTATGGAGGACGTATtgtctcgtgcttgggctcaagtaaggtgggaagaagatgttgcaaGTAGGGCCAAAGCCTGTCCGAAGCACGATCAGAAGTCCTCAAAGCCAACTAGGAATGATCGTGACGAGCCCTCTCATCCCAAGTCCGCTAGGGAGACTAGTAACCCGAGCAGGGGCAGGTACCAACATCGACCCTTGCCTAGATCCGAGGGGATGATGGTATCCACTTGGTCCGATATCTCTCATCTTGCGATATCCAAACCGGAACTGATCGGTGTCCTACGACAAATGGGTCCTCAAGTCAAGTGGCCGCCTAAGATGAAGGCCGCAGAGGCTAATCGAAACCTCAAGCGATGGTGCGAGTTCCATAGTGACCATG GAAGGTCCGGTCTTCCTATCGAAGCAGCTCCCGCCTTGCCACCACAGCAAGATCGGGTGATCCATGTTATCACATGCGGATCGGAGATAAGCGGGATTAGTAGTGCCGCTGCCAAGAAAAGTACTCGCAAAGCCAGGAACGGCCAAGAGGCCAAAGGTCCTAAGCGCCTACTCCTCGGAACAGACGAGATCAGcttcactgcaagggagcaggagaaggtcctTGCTCCACACCATGACGCTcttgtcatttcacttaccatagcaaactgcttggtTAAGCGAATACTAGTAGACAATGGAGCTCCAGCAATATAA